A stretch of the Bacillus anthracis str. Vollum genome encodes the following:
- a CDS encoding long-chain fatty acid--CoA ligase: protein MMMNVPLTISSMMERAEKLFSKKEIVSRTHDTVTTLTYKQLGERTRRLSSALKKLGIKEGERIGTLAWNHHRHVEAYFAIPGIASVLHTINIRLSPQHISYIIQHAEDRILLIDEDLVPLIENIQSQLSTVQAYIIMTDKDEIPNTTLEPIYHYEKLLEEGDPNFQFVKDIDENTPAGMCYTSATTGNPKGVVYTHRSTVLHCMALGLADTAALSESDAAMAIVPMFHVNAWGLPFAATWFGSKQVLPGPMFTPKILLEMIQAEKVTLAAGVPTIWLGVLQELENNSYDLSSMTRILCGGAAAPKSVIKAFEQKHNVPFIHAYGMTETSPLVTLARLKSYETELSYEEQLEIRSKQGYLVPGVEMKVVGTNGEVKWDSTEMGELCLRAPWIAESYYNDDRTVEGFRDGWLYTGDVVTVDEEGCVKIVDRTKDVIKSGGEWISSVDLENALMAHDAIFEAAVVAVPHPQWQERPVACVVQKKNSTVTKEEIYEFLKPQFAKWWLPDDIVFMEEIPKTSVGKFLKQALRKELEHLHKEK from the coding sequence ATGATGATGAATGTACCGCTAACAATTAGTTCTATGATGGAAAGAGCAGAAAAACTGTTTTCGAAGAAAGAAATTGTTTCACGGACACATGACACAGTTACGACATTAACGTATAAGCAGTTAGGTGAAAGAACGAGAAGGCTTTCCAGTGCGTTAAAAAAATTAGGAATTAAAGAAGGCGAGCGTATAGGAACGTTAGCGTGGAATCATCATCGACATGTGGAAGCGTATTTTGCTATTCCTGGTATTGCTTCCGTTTTGCACACAATTAATATTCGTTTATCTCCTCAACATATTTCATACATTATTCAGCATGCAGAAGATCGAATTCTACTTATTGATGAAGATCTCGTACCACTCATTGAAAATATTCAATCACAATTATCAACTGTACAAGCTTACATTATTATGACTGATAAAGATGAAATTCCAAATACTACGCTAGAACCTATATATCATTATGAAAAACTATTAGAAGAAGGCGATCCAAATTTCCAATTCGTAAAAGATATTGATGAAAATACACCTGCTGGTATGTGTTATACGTCAGCGACTACAGGAAATCCAAAAGGTGTTGTATATACGCATCGTAGTACTGTACTGCATTGTATGGCACTCGGTTTAGCAGATACAGCTGCTTTATCGGAAAGTGATGCGGCAATGGCTATTGTACCGATGTTCCATGTGAATGCTTGGGGACTACCTTTCGCAGCTACTTGGTTTGGATCAAAACAAGTGCTTCCAGGACCGATGTTTACGCCGAAAATTTTATTAGAAATGATTCAAGCTGAAAAAGTGACGTTAGCTGCTGGTGTGCCGACAATTTGGCTTGGTGTATTACAAGAGTTAGAAAATAATAGTTACGATTTATCTAGTATGACGAGAATACTATGCGGTGGTGCAGCTGCACCGAAGAGTGTTATTAAAGCATTTGAACAGAAACATAATGTTCCGTTCATCCATGCATATGGTATGACCGAAACAAGCCCACTCGTAACACTTGCACGTTTAAAAAGTTATGAAACAGAATTATCGTATGAAGAGCAATTAGAAATTCGATCAAAACAAGGGTATCTTGTTCCTGGTGTAGAGATGAAAGTAGTCGGTACAAATGGTGAAGTGAAGTGGGATAGTACGGAGATGGGAGAACTATGTTTACGAGCGCCATGGATCGCTGAAAGCTATTATAACGATGATCGTACTGTTGAAGGCTTTCGCGATGGATGGTTATATACAGGAGATGTTGTCACAGTCGATGAGGAAGGTTGCGTAAAAATTGTCGACCGCACGAAAGATGTGATTAAAAGCGGAGGCGAGTGGATTTCCTCTGTTGACCTTGAAAATGCGTTAATGGCACATGATGCTATATTTGAAGCGGCTGTCGTTGCCGTTCCTCATCCGCAGTGGCAAGAGCGACCAGTTGCGTGTGTCGTTCAAAAGAAAAATAGTACAGTAACAAAAGAAGAGATATATGAGTTTTTAAAACCACAGTTTGCAAAGTGGTGGTTACCAGACGATATTGTATTTATGGAAGAAATACCGA